The sequence ATCTCTTTTCCTGATGCCATAGCCAAATAATCGTTTTAACTGTTTTTAGTTGGTTTTCAGATGGGTGAAGCCGTGCTAATACTTTATTTTTTCGGAAAATAGCTTTTTGATTTTTTCCACCTTCGGTTTTACTACAAAGGTACAATAGGGCTGTGTTGGATTGTTGTTGTAATAGTTTTGGTGATAGTCTTCTGCCGGATAGAAGGTAGTAAAGGGTTTGAGCTCTGTTACTATTGGGCTGTTGAATATTTTACTTTCTTCCAACTTCTGTATGAAGTGTGCAGCTATTGATTTTTGTTGCTCGTTATGATAAAGGATGATGGAGCGGTATTGAGTGCCCACGTCGGCGCCCTGCCGGTTGAGCGTGGTGGGGTCATGAGCGGTAAAGAAAACTTCCAGCAGTTCTTGATAGGTGATTTGTTGCGGGTCGTAATATATTTGGCACACTTCGGCATGCCCGGTAGTGCCACTGCACACTTCTTTGTAGGTGGGGTTCTCTTTGTGTCCGCCGGCATAACCCGACACTACTTTTTCTACACCTTTTAATCGTTGAAAGACGGCTTCTATGCACCAGAAGCAGCCGCCACCAAAAGTGGCGATTTCCAAATTCTTTGTTTGTTGAGTTTGACTCATAGACAAGGAAGTGTTGTTTTGTTGTGTGGAGGCTTGTTGACAGGCAAGCCCTGTAATCAAAAATAAAAAATAAACGGGAATGCTTTTGAAAAGTGTCATAGGTTTAAGGTTTTTTATTGAAACAGTGCCTTGCAGGCAAAAGTTTGTCAGCACTGTTTCACCTTTGTAACTTTGGCAGCTGTTTAAAAAATGAATACCTATGCCTGTTTTTGATTATGCTGTAGCTGCTTTAACATTGGGTTTTATTGCTTACTTTTTTCTTAGCTTTTCGCCTTCGGTCATTGAGCGTTGGCAGGCAAAAGGTGAAAGAGCGCACGCTTACTATCTGGTATTGTATCAGCGCTATGTGGGTGTGTTGTGCTTGGGGCTGCTTCCGGCAGTAGGGCTTTTGCTGTTGAACCATGCGCCTTGGACCTACGGTTTTCGGTCTAGTATTACGCTTTATGACCTGCAATGGATAGGAGGACTAACCTTGCTTATCTTGCCTGTCAACTATTTCAATGCGCGCAAGCCCGACAACTTAGCCATGTATCCTCAAATAAGGCTAAAGGAATGGACCACGTCCGTGGTGCTGCACAACATACTCAGCTGGGCAGCTTATCTGTTGGCATATGAATGGCTATTCCGGGGGCTTTTCTTAATGAGTGCCGCGGCGATACTTCCGGCTTCTACAGCCGTTCTGCTTACTACTGCTTTGTATGCTATTGCCCATATTCCCAAAGGCATCAAAGAGACAATAGGGGCTATTCCTCTTGGTTTGCTTTTGGGCTATCTCACCCTTCGCACACAAAACCTTTGGATAGCATGGGGAGTGCATGTGGTGTTGGCATTGAGTAATTCTTTTCTTTCTTTGTATTATCACCCCGATATGCGCTTGAAACGATAAAATCATCGGGCAGAGGTGGGAGCATGCTGCTTGAGTTGCTGCTTTGTTTGGCTTTTTGTATTATGCATAAAAAACAAATGTATGATGAACATCTGCGTTTTGTAGCAGCTTTTCGGGATGGCTGTCTGCTCAAAGAAACTTGAGTCAAAAATGAGGCAGAAGGTGTGCACAAGTGTCTGCACGACCTTAAGTGGGCTTTGCAGCTTATTCCTTTC comes from Thermonema lapsum and encodes:
- the msrA gene encoding peptide-methionine (S)-S-oxide reductase MsrA, yielding MTLFKSIPVYFLFLITGLACQQASTQQNNTSLSMSQTQQTKNLEIATFGGGCFWCIEAVFQRLKGVEKVVSGYAGGHKENPTYKEVCSGTTGHAEVCQIYYDPQQITYQELLEVFFTAHDPTTLNRQGADVGTQYRSIILYHNEQQKSIAAHFIQKLEESKIFNSPIVTELKPFTTFYPAEDYHQNYYNNNPTQPYCTFVVKPKVEKIKKLFSEKIKY
- a CDS encoding CPBP family intramembrane glutamic endopeptidase → MPVFDYAVAALTLGFIAYFFLSFSPSVIERWQAKGERAHAYYLVLYQRYVGVLCLGLLPAVGLLLLNHAPWTYGFRSSITLYDLQWIGGLTLLILPVNYFNARKPDNLAMYPQIRLKEWTTSVVLHNILSWAAYLLAYEWLFRGLFLMSAAAILPASTAVLLTTALYAIAHIPKGIKETIGAIPLGLLLGYLTLRTQNLWIAWGVHVVLALSNSFLSLYYHPDMRLKR